GCGCATGGCCCTTCAGGCCTGGATGCGCCCCGTCCGCATGGTGACACTCTGCTCCCATGTCCATCAGCTAACCACCTCTTGGCCGGTTCGCAACCAGGGCCGCTTGACGGCAGGTTATGTTATCTCATAACAGGCGATGTTATTTCGTAACAGGGCCGCTGCGCGCCGCCCTGGGTTGCAGGATCGCCGCATGACCAAGACCGCCCTGTTCGCCGCCGCCAGCGTCATCGCCCTCATCGCGGGCCCGGCCCTGGCGGACGACGCGCCGCCTCGCGAGGTCTCCGAGGTGGTGGTCACAGGCGCGCCCTATGTGGTCTCGATGGATTCCACGACCACCGCCGTCAACGTGGTCAGGCGCGATGAGCTGGACACCGCCGCGTCCGGCGGCCTGGGCGATGTCCTGTCGGGCCTGCCGGGGGTGCGGTCGACCTTCTTCGGTCCCGGGGCCAGCCGGCCCGTGATCCGCGGCCTGTCCGGCCCCCGTGTCCTGGTTCTGACCAACGGCGTGGGCATGATCGACGCCTCAGCCCTGTCGCCCGACCACCAGGTGGCCACCGATCCACAGGAGGCCGAACGTATCGAGGTCCTGCGAGGACCTTCGGCCCTGGCCTATGGCGGCTCGGCCATCGGCGGCGTGGTCAACATCATCGACGACCGGATTTCCGAGAAGGTCGTGGACGGTTTCCATGGTCGGCTGACCGCGGCCACGACCAGCGTCGATGACGGTACGACGGCCTCGGCGGCCTTCAAGCTGGGCGTCGGCAAGTGGGTGTTCGGAGTCGACGGCACGCACCGCGAGAGTTCGGACTACAAGATTCCGGTTCCGGCGGAATCGCGTCGCCAGCTCGCTGCGGACGGCGAGGCGTTCCCCGGTCCGGTCAATTCCACGGTCGAGAACACCGCCGTCGACCTCTACGCCTATGGGGGCGGCGCCTCCTATGTCGGCGATGGCGGCTTCCTGGGGCTCGCGGTGAAGCGCACCGAAACCACCTACGGCGTCCCGGGTCACGCGCACGAGGATGGCGGAGCGCCCGGGGACGAAGGCGGCGTCCTGATCGACCTGGAGCAGACCCGCTATGACTTGCGCGGCGGGCTGAACCTGGACCTCGGCCTCTTCAACCAGCTCAAGGTGTCGGCGGGCTATGCCGACTACGAGCACGCCGAGATCGAAGGCGGCGCGGTCGGCACCCTCTTCCTGTCCGACGGCTGGGAAGCGAGGGCCGAACTGGTGCAGGTCGAGCGCGATGGCTGGCAGGGCGCGGTGGGCGTCCAGGGCCTGTCTCGAACCATTGAGGCCATTGGCGACGAGGCCTTCATCCCGTCCACCGAGATCAAGGAAGTGGGGGCCTTCACCCTGCAACGCCTCGACCGCGACGGCTGGGGTGTTGAGGGCGGGCTGCGCCTGGATCGCCGCGAGTTGAAGAGCGCGTTCGGATCGCGCGACTTCACCAATGTCTCCGCGAGCCTGGGCGCCTTCGTGCGTCCGGCCGCCGGCTGGTTCCTCGGGCTGTCGGGCGCGCGCACCTCCCGGGCGCCGACCGAGGTCGAGCTGTTCGCAAACGGGCCGCACGCTGCGACCCGCGGGTTCGAGCAGGGCGACCTGGATCTGGGCTCCGAGATCTCGTACTCGCTCGACGCCACCCTGCACTATGGCGGGGGACCCTGGGACATGGACATGCATGTCTTCGGCGTTCGCTACGATGGCTTCGTCGACCTGCGGCCGACCGGCCTCGACGACCCCGACAGCGGCCTGGCGCTCTTCGACTATGTCCAGACCGACGCGGAATTCTACGGCGCTGAGGTCGAGCTCGGCTACCGCCTCTGGGAGGACGGTGATCGCAGTTTCAGCCTGGAAGGCGCCGCCGACTATGTGCGCGGAGACACCGATCTCGGCGCCCCGGCGCGGATCCCGCCCTGGTCTGTCACCGGACGCGCGGTGTTCGAGGGCGGCTGGTGGACCGGCAAGCTGGAACTCCGCCAAGTGGGCGATCAGGACCGGGTCGCTGAGGCCGAGACCGCCACAGACGGCTATCGGATTCTCAACGCCTCGCTGATCATGCGGCCTTTCGACGACAAGGGCCTCAAGATCTTCGCTGACGTCCGCAACCTCAATGACGCCGAGGCGCGGGAACACGCCTCGTTCCTCAAGGACCTCGCGCCCCTTCCGGGCCGCAGCTTCCGGATCGGCGCCGGCTACACGTTCTAGACGGCCACTCGGGAGCATTCATGCACAGAGACGCAACGCCTGAGCGACTCGTCATCTGCGTTGACGCCGACGCCTTGCAACGGGTGAATCCGGCGGCCGTCACGGATTTGACCGAGAAGGCGACGGCGACGACCTTCCATCGCGAGGACCTGACCCCAGCCCAGCTCGCGGCGAACCGCAGGATCGTCGAAATCAGTCACTCCAGCTGCGTCGCCGCCGCCCAGAACGAGCATCAGCACCTCGCCGCCGCCTTCGTCGGCGCGCGCCTGGCCGGGTACGTCATCGCGACAAGGCACGACGACGACGACCTGGAACTTGACTGGTTGATGGTGGAGCCGCGCTATCATGGCGCCGGAGTGGGAGCCGCCCTCATGCAGTCGGGCATCGACTGGCTCGGCGCCGACAGGCCGCTCTGGCTCAACGTCATCAGCTACAACGAACGCGCGATCGCCTTCTACCGAAGGTTCGGGTTCGAGATCGACCCAAACGCGGCCACTCCCCACGCAATCCCGCACAGGATCATGCGCCGGCCTTCGCCCCCGCCGCTCGCCGAGTAACACCCGGAACGACGAAACGAAAAAACCCCTTCCGCGAGGAAGGGGTCTGATCGTCTGGGCCTTGGCGGAAGCTTAGGCTTCCTCGGTCTCGCTGGAGGCGGCGCCTTCGCCGCCCTCGAAGCTGCGCGGAGCGCGGCGGCGG
This genomic stretch from Phenylobacterium sp. LH3H17 harbors:
- a CDS encoding GNAT family N-acetyltransferase, with product MHRDATPERLVICVDADALQRVNPAAVTDLTEKATATTFHREDLTPAQLAANRRIVEISHSSCVAAAQNEHQHLAAAFVGARLAGYVIATRHDDDDLELDWLMVEPRYHGAGVGAALMQSGIDWLGADRPLWLNVISYNERAIAFYRRFGFEIDPNAATPHAIPHRIMRRPSPPPLAE
- a CDS encoding TonB-dependent receptor — translated: MTKTALFAAASVIALIAGPALADDAPPREVSEVVVTGAPYVVSMDSTTTAVNVVRRDELDTAASGGLGDVLSGLPGVRSTFFGPGASRPVIRGLSGPRVLVLTNGVGMIDASALSPDHQVATDPQEAERIEVLRGPSALAYGGSAIGGVVNIIDDRISEKVVDGFHGRLTAATTSVDDGTTASAAFKLGVGKWVFGVDGTHRESSDYKIPVPAESRRQLAADGEAFPGPVNSTVENTAVDLYAYGGGASYVGDGGFLGLAVKRTETTYGVPGHAHEDGGAPGDEGGVLIDLEQTRYDLRGGLNLDLGLFNQLKVSAGYADYEHAEIEGGAVGTLFLSDGWEARAELVQVERDGWQGAVGVQGLSRTIEAIGDEAFIPSTEIKEVGAFTLQRLDRDGWGVEGGLRLDRRELKSAFGSRDFTNVSASLGAFVRPAAGWFLGLSGARTSRAPTEVELFANGPHAATRGFEQGDLDLGSEISYSLDATLHYGGGPWDMDMHVFGVRYDGFVDLRPTGLDDPDSGLALFDYVQTDAEFYGAEVELGYRLWEDGDRSFSLEGAADYVRGDTDLGAPARIPPWSVTGRAVFEGGWWTGKLELRQVGDQDRVAEAETATDGYRILNASLIMRPFDDKGLKIFADVRNLNDAEAREHASFLKDLAPLPGRSFRIGAGYTF